The DNA window TACGCTTCTCATTATGGCATCCCAAAGTTTAGCCACCTCATCAGGGCGCTCCAGATTCCGAATAAAATCTGAGGGCAAGGTCATGACGAGGTTTTCAAACTCAAGTTCTGCCCAGGGAGCAGGTCTCTGACGAATCTTGCCCACCCAGTCAGCTACACTGGTCTCTCCTGAGGAACACAGGGATTTAGCATTGAAAGGTTTCACCATGCTGTACATTTGTTAAACTCATTGAGTCACAAAATTAATTCAGAATTCTTACCAGACTTGAAGTATGGAGCCTGTACTGCGGTCTGCACAACAATTTCCACCCCATCCACTTTGCTTTTAGGAGGTGCTACGAAGTAGATGAGTCCTCCCCACAGATTACAGACCTGGACCTTTTCTGAGTCCAAGGGGAATCGCTCATGGACCACAGGAGCTCGCTTCAGAATCTTTAATCTACCAATGTCATCTGTCTGACAACCAAGCTGTACCTGCAAAGAGTGTCTGCTCATGTAAATAACTCTAAGCTGAATAAGCATTAAGGTTGTGTCTAACAAAATAAGTGTGCATGAAGAACTATTTCACAGAATGAATATACTTTATAGATTACCTGCCATTTTTTTTCAATGATCTCTGGAGGTATTGTGATGTATGTCTTCATTCCAGGAGAAAGATATAAGCCAGTGCTGATCCATTCTTCACAACCTGTAACAAGTAATTGCATTTAGATTGCACAAACATAGAGTTTTTTCACATTCTCCATATTTGATATGACAGTGCAGAGGGAGAGGGGAAAGAGCAGAGAGAGTGGAAAGAttagcaaaggacctcgagccaggaTTCAAACTCAGGTCACCATAACCACCTCAGTACCGGAGCAATTTTAGTACCTGCAGTGTTGGCAGTGATCCGAACTCTTGCATTAGACACAGTGGGCAAATTGGGTGTGTCCTTGATGATGTATGAAATAAGGTCATCAGGATCAGGTGTCACTTTGTAGACCTCCTTACCAATGTGGAGCATCATGTGGTCTTTGGGACTTTCCACAGGACAGGTACTACTCACTTGTGGAAAACCTGGCATCTTCACTATGTCAGTAAGAAGAGCTAACACTGAAGTGTAAGCGGCACTATCATAACAGCGCATGCGAAGGTAACTGGCACAATCGTTGCCCAGCTGCTTCAGGTAGTCCTGTTCTTGATCAGTCAGTTTTTGCCCTAATTTGACATGTTCAGCAAATCGCTGCAGCATTCTCCAAAAGTGGTACCCCTCTTCACTACTATGCTCTACTTCTGGAGCTTTATATAACCCTCCCCTCAAGGTATTTTCCAATAGGCTCAATCCCATCTTGTTAAGAATGCGGTTTCCTGGGTTGTCAGTCATCACATTGGAGCCTCGGTGGGTCTGGGCCCAATTCCAAGCATGACCCCCAATCAAAAGTCCTCCTCCTTCTGCAACAAATTCTTGGATCTCTGCACAGTGGGCATCACTGTAGGAAGTGCAGACGTAGACGCTAAGGTCATCTCTGAAACCAGTCAGCTTACAATCTAAGCCAGATTTGGCCAGTACCTCATGGGCTGCTTTAAGCCTTGGTAAGATCCCAACAACACCCTGGCGACCCTCATCAAGCCACTTGATGGCATTGATCATGAAAGTGGACATAGTTTTCTTGCTCAGGTAGCATTCATGGGATACCAGAATTACTCGACCTAGCCCATAATAGGCACCAGCAACAAATGGTTTTCCATCTGGAGTGAGAGCGATGGGAAATGCCAATGGTCCGTGCACCAACACCTCAGATGCTACAGCATTACCTCGAGTGTCAAACTCGGACACATCTTCCAGCAAGAACTCTAGATCCTTTTTAAAGTTATTGGGTTTTCTGAAAAGAAACAATTACATGCAATTGGTCAGATATTGGTTTGTTAAAATGAGAACATTTAAAGTATGTCTGCTGAACTTACGACCAAGCTCGCCAACTAGAAGGGATATTTTCAGGAACAGGAAAGGTGCCGACTTCTCCGGTCTGCTCTGTAAAGTAAATCCCTGCAACACTGCAGACCTTGTTACCTGGAAAGTTCCTCAAAATGTTTTCTTGTGGGTGTCCAGAAGACCAATGCCAGGCTTGTCCAGCAATGATTAAACCACCCCCAGCTTTGAGAAAAGCTACCAGATCCTTTGCACATGTCTCAACACTGTAAGCATCTGTGATATATACAGATAAGTCATTCCGAAAGTCTCCTAGCTCTGTCTTGATATTGCAGTGGTTCAAGTTTTCAGCTACTGCATGTAAACGACTCTGAATCCCTACAACCCCGGCATCTCGGGTATCTGGCCTGAGCCATGTCAAGGCTTTCATTATCAGGCCAGGAAAGCGTCTTAAGTAATTTTCATGTCCCAACACCACCACACGTCCCTGACCATAATGAGATGCAGCCATCAGTACCTGACCACATGGATTAATGAAAAGGGGAAAAGAATGTTCACCTATTAGTATTAGATTACAGGGGACTGGATTCCCTTCAAAATTAAGCTCTTGCAGTCCAGACATTAGAGTGTGGTAGTCCTGTTCATGAGCCATGATGTATTAGTTGATTTCAGTAAGTCAATTCCAAACAAACTCTGTTGGATTAGTCAGATTACAGGATCTAACAACTGAGCTGGTTTGACCAGAGTTTGTGTATGCAGTGAATATGAGACCAGTAGATTTTCAGTCCTACACAAAACAGGAAAGAAAAAAGTTGCATATATTCAGAAATAATTTGATCATGTAATTCACAATTTAAGTTACAAGACtgacatttttgtaatgtaaaaaaaaaaaaacgttaagaGATCAATATCAATAGTGGATAAGATTAAACTTTTTTACAATTTCAacgttatatttaaataaaatgaaaaaatgaagaaTGAAGAGACACGCACAGTCAAATCTGTAAGGCTTtgttcactgcaaaaaataagCATCTAAACACCAGAATTAAAAGAATTATTTAAGAAGATACAGTCAAGTAAAAAAGTCTCTAAAAATACACAGCTGAAGTGTAGTTCAGAGTAAttcaaatgtcactgctgaaagccaaAACAATGAAGACTTGACAGCAGTTACAATGCTAAACTAATACTTGTtgcttctcaaaataaaaaataagtatgatgctgcgctgcgaaaagggatctgattttttttgacaaaaaagtTATCAATCTTgctttaacaataaaaaagaaaatcagtgaCCTGATTTAAGgcatgtaagtgtgtgtatgtgtgtgtttaagactTTACATGAGCTGCAATGACCTGTTACCGTTAAAGTATTACCAGCCTCAGACATGGAAGTATGAGAGtataactgtacaaaaaaagttGAGATAAACTAAGGTTACGGTTATATCTGCATGCATTCTGAAGCTTTCTTTTATGACTAAAACAGCAAGAGgaaaacttttaattaataaCTATTAACAATATTCCTTTGCAGGTTGTGTTTTTGTACATGTAGTCAATAAATGTAACAGCTTTAAGATATTTAAGCAGTAATACGCATCTGCCTATGATTCAACACATTTTGTCTTACCACCACCAGGTCTTCACCTAACATTTTAGAGGATTCATACGTGGAGGTTTTATACAAAGAGAAAGCAGAATCACTAAAGcaaaacattatacatttgatTAAATGAACAATTAATGAAAATCAGGTTTCATTAATATGTGTATAATGTGTTTAACTGTTTTCCCTTTTACACTTTAACTGGATGAGTAACATCGGTACATTATCCACtttaggggagagcggggcatgaagtaacactttttgtttttggccaaataatgaacaaagtaatggagTAGACAAACccttttttaccaacaacacacaagcctgtCCTACAAATAAGCACAGGTTGTATGATCGccggacctatggtttctgtgcagtactACCAagagtgccaggagtaaaaatatcactatttaccccacctgcgaGGCAAGTTGTAATAGTCAGAGGGTTACACatgcttaaaaaggcagattCACACAGTTAATTTAAATCTACTTCAAATAGTAGCCTTATTTCCTCGGTAATTGGctcatttttttattctgcacAGCACAgcatgttgatttatttattggataaacacatctgaatttatttgcattattatccatttatccattattatacaatgcatttatttgcattattagcaataaaattctattaaaaaacattttaatataaaacaatttttagCACCAAAAGACAACTAACGCCGCTGCGCTGTGTCGTGTTTCCcccaaaactggctagcagtcactgtgtttGTTTTACATCTTTCTAAATGGTTTTATCTTTTAGTCTAGAAGCCGGCTATcacaacaatatatatttttttttaataaaaaatgatttgactataataaaaaataattttatgctgcaaaaatgatTTCTCCTGTGTTTTTTCAATAATTTTgccaaactttttcaataattggcaggaagacgtGGTAAAAACCttggaagcatgccatggttaaccctgagcaaataccttaaaactcatTGTTAGATTTAACCCTGCGTGCCCCGCGCTCCCCTACACTAAAAAAATTTACGAAAGACTATACAAAAATAAAGACATCTgtttgcaacacatttctaaatgatCATTACTTACCTGAATTGCATAAAGTActcttttttttaactcaacaatCACTTTAACTGTACAAACATAATCTATGACATTTATGAACCTCTTAAGTGTTATTATGAATGAGCATTGCTCTATAAGACCCATTTGACATACCTGTAGGAAAAGGATGCCACACACTCAGATGAGGATCTGCATGCGTTCTGGCGCTTTCTTTAATGGCTTTGCTCTTTTATCAGAACAGCATCCTCAACAGCTTCCTCATCATGTGTCACCTACAAGCATCTTACAGAGCACGCTGTAGTTCATTTAACTGAAGACACGTTTTATTTTAAGGTCTCttaaaatataaagcaaaaaaaGGGGAGAAATTTATTTGGGGGCACCCATTTTGTTCttaacaattttatattttactgtcACATTAACAAGTAGTTTTTTGTGCTGGCATCTGGAGCGTAAATATGAGTTTTAGGCTGTACTAATAGAgttctttaacacacacacacacacacacacacatacatatatatgtgtgtgtaagagtgtgtgtacatgtatgtgtatatatgtgtgtgtgtgtgtattcagttgaagtcgaaattccccccccccctttgaatttttttgtgaataattcaggggggctaataattctgaatttcaactgtatttatgtgtgtgagtgtgtgtgtgtgtgtgcgtatatatatatatatatatatatatatatatatatatatatatatatatatatatatatatatatatattcctgtaTGTAAATAGCTCACAGGAATCAAAAGGTCATAAAGGGCCTTTTTACAGCAGGTCATTTCATTCGTTGCTCTGATCGGATCGCTGTCAGCCACATAGACGCATTTCTGCTGAACTGTGTGGTTTTTCAGTTGAAATACAATTTTTTACGTTTTCCGTGCATGAGAAGGCTTAAACAATTAACCTATAAagtgttaattattgtgaaactgTCAGAAGTGTTGCAAATCGCATGCACCAAATAGAGAAGTGTCGCAAGGGTGCATAGAAAGGGCAGATAGTTTTGAGAATGAGCTGTGTGTATGAGCCGTGTGTGTGCTATGAGGAGACATTCGCCTTAAAAGGTTA is part of the Danio rerio strain Tuebingen ecotype United States chromosome 15, GRCz12tu, whole genome shotgun sequence genome and encodes:
- the si:ch211-210b2.4 gene encoding TRPM8 channel-associated factor homolog; this encodes MAHEQDYHTLMSGLQELNFEGNPVPCNLILIGEHSFPLFINPCGQVLMAASHYGQGRVVVLGHENYLRRFPGLIMKALTWLRPDTRDAGVVGIQSRLHAVAENLNHCNIKTELGDFRNDLSVYITDAYSVETCAKDLVAFLKAGGGLIIAGQAWHWSSGHPQENILRNFPGNKVCSVAGIYFTEQTGEVGTFPVPENIPSSWRAWSKPNNFKKDLEFLLEDVSEFDTRGNAVASEVLVHGPLAFPIALTPDGKPFVAGAYYGLGRVILVSHECYLSKKTMSTFMINAIKWLDEGRQGVVGILPRLKAAHEVLAKSGLDCKLTGFRDDLSVYVCTSYSDAHCAEIQEFVAEGGGLLIGGHAWNWAQTHRGSNVMTDNPGNRILNKMGLSLLENTLRGGLYKAPEVEHSSEEGYHFWRMLQRFAEHVKLGQKLTDQEQDYLKQLGNDCASYLRMRCYDSAAYTSVLALLTDIVKMPGFPQVSSTCPVESPKDHMMLHIGKEVYKVTPDPDDLISYIIKDTPNLPTVSNARVRITANTAGTKIAPVLRWLW